The Aythya fuligula isolate bAytFul2 chromosome 5, bAytFul2.pri, whole genome shotgun sequence sequence gcccccagctcacCTCCACGGGGTCCACGCCGTCCTCCTGGGTGGGGGGCACGTAGAAGCGCACCTCCATGAGCGAGACCTCGGCGTCGTCGTTCTGGTGGAACTCCAGCGTCACCTCGTTCTTGCCCGTGGTGCACTGCGAGACGTTGCTGAGGGGGatctcgaacaccggctgctCCCCGATGTCGAAGGAGAGGAGCTGCCCTGCACGGGGCCGGGGGGTGAGAACCCGAGGCCCACCCCGCGAGGCCGCTCTCCTCCCAGACCCAGCAGTGCCTCTCCCCTTCGCATTTCCACGCTTTCCACCACCATCCCCAGGCTTTCTCCTCCCAGCTATGGCTCTGGAGGATGGCATTGACCAGAGATAAAAAGgagggatgttttttttcccattttgccCGCTCTCAGAGCAGGGAGGagcacccagcagccccctcTGCCAGACACAGCTCCCATGCAGGCTTCTCCTTCACGCTGCTCATCCTCTGCCTATAAAACCTTCCCCCAGAGAATTTGGGATTTGCGTGGACAtctcctgctctcctgggaTGGAAGATGCCCAAAACCAGGGCTAGGAAGGGGACAGCTGTCCGGAGGAGCCCCCtgaagctgggagctgcaggaacaaGCACGGGGTGGGATgggacccccccggccccaccgcctggaggcagcccctgccccaatTACCGCGACTCACCTCCGAACCTCACCGTGCCCCAGTTCCAGCCCTTCACAcacaggtccttctccgccagcTCCAGGCGATAGTGGGCCTTGAAGAAATCCGACAGCTTGTCGAACTCCTGCCAACAGGGAACGCTGTCAGAGAGCCCCGCGGGCACCGTCCGGAGCCCCCACAGGGGACAGAGCCCCCAGAAACGAGGCAAACGGGGAGAAAGACGGGGGTCAGCTCTCgctgggggggaagggggtgtTGTAGGGCGATGCCCGGACACGCAGAGGAGGAAGGCCGGGAGCAAACGGCGCCGGGGGCTCACCGATTCCCGGAACCCATCGTATTTGTAGACGTGGCCGTTCTTGGTGAGCAGCTTGAGGCCGTGGCCGAGGGCCACGCGGCGCCACACGCCCTCGGCCAGCTCCGAGGCCTGGATGTTGTCCACCTTCCCCGTCTTGCTGTTCTTGAAGATCACGCCCTGGCGGCTCAGCCGCAGCCGGCCGTCGTTCTGGGGGGGGAACGGGCGTCAGGCTCCCCCCCGAcacccccgggggctgccccgctGGGCACGGAGCCCCCCCCACGGGGCGACCTCCCCAAATCCCGGCAGGTTTTGTTCTCCACACGCCCCTGACCACCCTCGTTTGGGGTTTGGGTGGCCCAAAAGACCCCCAGGCGGGATGGACAGGGTGGGATTGGGGTGGGATTGGGGTGGGattggggtgggatggggccCCCCCCGCTGCTCACCATAGAGCCCTTCACCTCCTGGTAGATCTCGTTGAACTCCAGCGTGTCGGCCATGGCCaacggggccggggggagccggcggcggccccgggggctttttggggggaggaggagggggcccgggccaggctctgctcagatcccccccgggggggccggCATGCCCTGGCGCGGGGACGCTGAGcactgaggagctgctgggggggggagaaacCACAGGGGTGAGCACAGCAAGGAGGAGGCGCCCCGGCGGCACCGCGTGGCCCTACAGCACCCCATGGCCCCATACAGCACCACCATGTCCCCATACAGCACCTCGTGTCCCCATACAGCACCCCGTGGCCCTACAGCCCCCCCGTGGCCCTACAGCACCCTCATGGCCCCATACAGCCCCCCCACGACCCCATGCAGTCCCCTGTGGCCCCATACGGCCCCCCCGTGGCCCCATACGGCCCCATCTGTCCCCCTACAACCCCAtatccccccccccggccccataaccccccccagctcccccccatCCCAGGGCCCTCCCCACATCCACCACCCCCTTaccccacccccccccggccccataAAcccgccccccaccccaaaaaacgcccccccccccaaaaaaaatcccgcccccaccccaaaacctcccccccctcccccaaaactAAACCTCACCCCCCACCCTtgggggtcccccccccccaaaattcactccccccccccccgcaccgcGGCCACTTTTCCCGCCTGCGCAACACGCACCTCCCCCCCcggccttcctcctcctcctcctcctcctcctcctcctcttcccccccccccgccggaACCCGCCCCCGCTTCCGCCATAGAGAGGGCGCCGCGCCGTGGAGGACTAGAGcggcacccccccccccccaaaaataatcCGGGGGGGCCCCGCGGGGATCATAGAGAtgcggggggggggaagcctGAGGGCAGCGGGGGGCGCAGCGCCCCCAAAAAGGgatggggggcacgggggggaccCCTAAaggccggggggggccccgaAAGGTGTATGGGGTGCCCCGAAGCCCTGCATGGGCGCCCCATAAATGGGGGACCCCAAAAAAGGGGGACCCCAAACAAGGGGCACCCCATATAAGGGGCACCCCCAAAGCCCTACGAGGACACCCCAAACAGGGAACCCCAAAGAAGAGGCACCAAGGGGTGCCCCAAGCAAGGAGCACCCCAACAAGGGGCACCCTATATAAGGGTCACCCCAAACAAAGGGGACCCCAAACAAGGGGCACCCTATACAAGGGGCACCCTATACAAGGGGCACCCCAAACTAGGGGCACCCCAAACTAGGGGCACCCCACACAAGGCTCACCCCACACAAAGGCCACCCCACACAGGgggccccccagccctgccccacccccccgagcccccagccctctgcccAGCCCCTTGCTGTCCCCTCTGCGCCCCCAAAACCTCTCCatgccccctgcacccccacacctccccccacaccccccatatccccaccccacccccccaccccccctatctcccccccaccccctgccccttccctccccctccctccccacgcCCAcgccctccccctccctcccccgcccccccccctgcCTCTGCACCAccccagctgcccagctccctgccagcccctcaCCAGATCCCCACCAGATCCCCGCCAGATCCCCGCCAGATCCCCGGCAGATCCccggcagccccccagcagcccccccccggccccccatgccccccccgcgcccccagccctcctgcctctccGACTTCTTCGCCTACGAGACCCCCAAGTCGGTGGTGGTGAAGAGCTGGGTGGTGGGCGCCGTCAACCGCGCCGTGCAGCTCCTCATCCTCTCCTACTTCATCGGGTGAgaccccccccggcccccccacacccccacacacccccccgggacccccctcGCCTCCCCCAGGTCCTCGGGGACACGAGGTGCCACAGTCGGGTGCCAGCGGGCGCCCGTGACCCTAAGGGGTGGCacggggaggagcagggggggcACACACACAAGTGGCCGTGGTGGGGGCGTGTGGGGGGGTCCCTGCCGCTCCCCCCGCTCACCCCCGTGGGGTTTGGGGTGCCGGCAGCTGGGTGTTCCTGCACGAGAAGGCGTACCAGGTGCGGGACACCACCCTCGAGTCCTCCGTGGTCACCAAGGTCAAGGGCGTGGGGCGGTATGGGGACCGCGTCCTGGACACCGCCGACTACGTCACCCCCCCGCAGGTAACGGCACCCCCAGGGGGGTTTGGGGTCGGTCCCTGCGTGCCGTGCCCGCGATCCCATACGGGACACCGGGCACATCCTCCCCGCGGGCGGTCCTGCCCCAAATAACCCCCCGTGCCCTCCCAAAATGCTGTGGGGTGGTGGTGACCCCCACCCCGTCCCCCTCGCCCCAGGGCACCTCGGTGTTCGTGGTGGTCACCAGGCAGATCCTGACGGAGAACCAGGCGCAGGGCGTCTGCCCCGAGGTAAGGGgccgggggggacacggggggcaccagtgtgtgtgtgcatgtgtgtgtgcccCCCCAAAAATCCCAAATTATCCCCCCTCCCTGCAGAGCGAAGCCACCTACCGCTGCGCCACGGACCGCGACTGCCGGGGGAAGAGCCTCACCACAGGCAGCGGTGAGTTTGGGGGTTATTTGGGGGGGGTATCCCCAAAAATCCTATGGGATGAGCCCCCCCCGGTGCTGACCGCTGCTCCCAGGGGTGCTGACGGGGCGCTGCGTGCCCTACAACGACACCCTGCGCACCTGCGAGATCCGCGGCTGGTGCCCGCCCGAGGTGGACACCGTCAGCGTGTGAGTCCTGGGCGGGGGGGGAATAAAacaggggaggggggcagcgggTCTGCGGCCCCCTCCCCTTCAGGCACCCCCCCGGCTCCTCGCCCCGCAGCCCGGTGATGCTGGAGGCCGAGAACTTCACCCTCTTCATCAAGAACAGCGTCCGCTTCCCGCTCTTCGGCTTCGAGAAGTGAGTGGCACCgcagggacaggggacagggtATCCCCTGCTGGCACCTCACGGCCCTGTATGTCCCCTGCCATGTCCCCTTttgtcccctgtcccccccccagggccaATCTGCCCCCCCAGGCCAGCGCGGAGGAGCTGCGGCGCTGCCGCTTCCACCCCGAGCGGCAGCCGCTCTGCCCCATCCTGCGGCTGGGCGACGTGGCACGCTTCGCCGGGCAGGACTTCGCCGCCCTGGCCACCACCGTGAGccagggggacacggggggggcacggggacacgctcacggggggcgcggggggcgtggggacacggggacacagCAGCGAGGGGAGTGGAGTGCATGGGTGCTGGatgtggggacatgggggtgTGGAATATAGGGGCACGGGAGCGTGGGGCATGGGGTGTGGGGACGTGGCAGCGTGGGACACGTGGGTTTAGGGCTGGGGGGTGTGGGACATGGGAAaatggggctgtggggacacggggacgggGGGCACGGGGTGCATCTCGCCCTCCCGGCTGGGCAGGGGGGGGTGCTGGGCATCAAGATCGGCTGGGTGTGCGACCTGGACCGCTCGTGGGAGCTGTGCCTGCCCCGCTACTCCTTCACCCGCCTGGACGGCGTCAcccggcacagccccagctcccccgGGTACAACTTCAGGTAGGGCCGGGTCACCGCCCGGCATGGGGacagcaggctggggacagcggggtgCCATGGGGCCATGGGGCCGCGTTCCCCGCAGGCACGCCCGCTACTACCGCGGGCACAACGGCACCGAGCTGCGCACCCTCACCAAGGCCTTCGGCATCCGCTTCGATGTCCTGGTGTACGGCAACGTACGTATGGGGTGCGGCGCCCCGCGGACCTATAGGGGCTGTAGGGCCAACCCCGCACGCTCACACCACGCCGGCTCCCCGCAGGCTGGGAAATTCGGCATCGTCCCCACGCTCATCAACACCGTGGCCGCCTTCACCTCCATCGGCGTGGTGAGTCAgcccggggcggggggcacaCCGGTGCCCTACAGCGTtgtggggacccccccgggcagcccccagccccaacgGTGCCGCCCCGTAGGGCACGGTGCTGTGCGATATCATCCTGCTCAACTTCCTGAAGGGCGCTGAGCACTACAAGGCCCGCAAGTTCGAGGAGGTGAGCGGCGAGGCCGGGACATTTCGGGGGctggggccgtgctggggggGCAGGCCCTAAAAGGGTGGGGGCGTGGGGTTGGGCGTTACACGCAGAGCCCCCCGGGTGCCACTTTTGTGGGGCAGGGGCTGACGAGGTGCCTGTGCCCTGCCCCCCAGGTGCCAGAGGCCAGCGTGCCCCccgcccccagcagccccacggcGGGTGCCCCCCGGGCCATGGGGGACCAGGGCCGGGAGAAGCAGTCCACCGACTCGGGCACCTCCTCGCTCGGCCTCTagccctgggtgctgtggggcagcccccccTTTGCAATCaattccccctctccctcccctccagagccccccagccccgcgccaCGGCACCAACCCCTTCCCCACGCTGCCAACGGGACAGGGACGGGGGGACgcagggggacacggggcatggaggggctgtggggcacaCATGGCACAGGCAATCCTATAAGGGGCACGGCAGGAccccagcccccaggtgaggagtggggatggggacagggactgcaagggggggctgcagccctgaggCAGGCACGGGGGCTCTGCAGTGCCCCATGGAAGTGGCGGGGGGGTGTGGGGACATGGGGCCAGGGTGGCCacaggggtggcagcagggcacaAGGGAATTGTGGGGTCgtgggggggctgaggggtaacgggtggcagcgggggcatggggacacggggaaTGGGGTGTCCCCAGGTGGTGGGAGCCAGGGCCGTGGGGGTGTCAGAGGGGGCCAAGGGCTGGGGACGAGGGACaggggtggtgctggggatgctgggggtGGCGAGGGACACGGAGTGGCGCTGGGGACTGGGTCAGGAGCAGCCGAGGGGATGCAGAGCCCCCTGACCCCAATAAACCTCCGTCACACAGCCCCTGTCTGTTCCCTCTGTGTGGGGAGAGTGAGAGGGCCATGAGTTGGCTGTGGGGGCTATGGGGTGAGAGGACGGGGCTgtcagagcagtgctgctgaacTGGGGTGGCCGTGGCCGGGTGCCCCCACAGGGAGGGGACCTGTGCCCACTGCAGGTCACAGAGGGACCTCGTTCTCAACACCCCGCTCTGCTCTCTGTCCCCATCGCAGCCCGGGACCCCCCACCCATGGCCCTACACCAGAGCCACGccatgtcccccccccaaaacagaGCCCAGGCGTGAGCAGTGGTGCCAGCAGCTGAGTCTTtactgggagctgtgctgggcaaGCAGCCCGTGCTGTGGGGCGGGCAGGGGGTGCCCGGCGGGGCACTGAGCCGGGGGGCGTCCATGCGACGGCTCCAGGACTCTCGTTTATTGGGGCAGCGCCCTCAGTACTCGCAGATGAAGGGCAGCCTCACCCGGCACCTCGTGCTCCTCCAGCGCCCATCTGGGGACAGGAGCTGGGTTCAGGCCGcgcaccctgcagccccccagcccccctgtgCTCCCCCCCACGCACACCCGGGttcagccccacagccccctaCCCTCTCCTGCCACAACACCCCCCGGCATCCTCCCGTCCCGCCAGCCCAGCGCTTCTCAGGGCCTCAGCACCCAACAcagccccccgagcccctcTGAGCCCCCCCGAGACCCCCCGGGCCCCCCTaagccccccgagccccccgggcaCTGACTTGCGGTGCAGAGGGTGGTGCAGAAGCGCCCCGTGAGCAGGGGGTAGCCGTGCAGCCAGAAGGCGAAGTTCCAGCCGCTGCGGTCAGACCAGTGGCAGAACACGCTGCCGCCCTGCGGGGTCACCGGCGTCACCCCCGGGGACACCCcggggacaccctggggacacccccggggacacccctggggacacccaCAGGGCTGAGGTGTCCACGGGTACTGGGGTGGGGGGTTCCGGACTCGCAGGCAGGACTGGGACCCCGCGACGGGGACCCCACTGCGGACACGTGCCCGCGGCCCCTTACCACGGGCCGGGTGATGGCCCCGATCCAGATGCGCCGGTTGTTGACGCGGGCGCGagccctgcactgcagcaggacGTTGGTGCGGTAGCTGTGGATGGAGGCCAGGCGGCCGCGGTAGCAGCGGGAGCACACGCGCTGTGGGGGGACGGCGCCGGTTACGGGgccgcgccggggccgggcggcagCGGGACCCCCGGCGCggtcccccagccctgcccacctGCGCGGTGTGGAAGTTCTGGCAGCGCCGCACGATGATGTAGCGGAAGGTGCGGGCGCTCTGCGGCTCCGTGATGTTCAGCGCCTCCGTCTCGGCCTCCAGCGGGCACTCCTCGGCCTCGGCCTCCAGCTCCGGCTCTGGCTCCAGCTCCAGGTCCGGCTCCTCCAGCTTGGCCACCTCGGAGGGGCCGGCGGCTGGGGACGGTGCTGGGCGTCACTGCGGTGTCCCCACGGCACCCTCGGGCGTCCCTGCGGCTCCCCGGGGGCACTCACCCAGGTGGCGGGCAGAGGCCGtgcccagcagggccagggcgaggagcaggcagggccgcatggtgctgggggctgcggggacacggAGGGCCTGGGGGGACCCCCTTGGCCTGGGGCCGTCTGGCCCCGGGGGACGGCCCCAGAGACCGGGGACCCTCGGCCAGCCACGGTGCCACCCCACAAACCCAGTCCCAGTGCCACCCCCACAGCTCCcatccccagtgccacccccacagccccagtCCCCATCACCACCCCTGTCCCTTGCCCCCAGCCCTTTGTCCCTCTGACACCCCCACAGCCCTGGCCCCACcacccctggggacaccccatTCCCGTGTCCCCATGCCCCCGCTGCCACCCCTTACCCCTCAGCCACCATCCCCACCCCCCAGTTCCCttgtgccctgctgcccccctgtCCCTGCTTCCCCACTGCCACCCCCGGCCCCGTGCTGCCCGTGCCCCCACGTCCCCCCGCCACTTCCATGGGGCACTGCAGAGCCCCCGtgcctgccccagggctgcagcccccagccccagcccgttgctcagggctgcagccccccctcgccgtccccgtccccgtccccgtccccgttcctcacctgggggctgggggagctctgCCCGCCGTGGCCCTTATAGGGGTGCCGGGGCCACGTGTCCCCTGCAGCCTTGCGCCACCCCGGCCCGGCCCCAAGCCACCAACCGCCAGCGGCTCTGCCCCGAGGGGACActgggggggaccgggggggccGCGGACACGTTGGCCACTTGCCCGAGGCCGCTTCCTCCCCCGGTGGCCGCGGGGCCCCGCAGTGGCCGGTGCCAGCCGTTGGCCACAGGACCACCA is a genomic window containing:
- the P2RX3 gene encoding P2X purinoceptor 3 yields the protein MPPPRPQPSCLSDFFAYETPKSVVVKSWVVGAVNRAVQLLILSYFIGWVFLHEKAYQVRDTTLESSVVTKVKGVGRYGDRVLDTADYVTPPQGTSVFVVVTRQILTENQAQGVCPESEATYRCATDRDCRGKSLTTGSGVLTGRCVPYNDTLRTCEIRGWCPPEVDTVSVPVMLEAENFTLFIKNSVRFPLFGFEKANLPPQASAEELRRCRFHPERQPLCPILRLGDVARFAGQDFAALATTGGVLGIKIGWVCDLDRSWELCLPRYSFTRLDGVTRHSPSSPGYNFRHARYYRGHNGTELRTLTKAFGIRFDVLVYGNAGKFGIVPTLINTVAAFTSIGVGTVLCDIILLNFLKGAEHYKARKFEEVPEASVPPAPSSPTAGAPRAMGDQGREKQSTDSGTSSLGL